The following coding sequences lie in one Phyllopteryx taeniolatus isolate TA_2022b chromosome 4, UOR_Ptae_1.2, whole genome shotgun sequence genomic window:
- the LOC133476597 gene encoding histone H3.v1-like, translated as MKLTSLLLFPLLLLLLAFQANGRTVSRCELRDKLREKITLSERTQNLTDIALTLIVCQLEKISQLKTSTVHILGQRDTTTTPPTTTTTTTTIPTINTTSTAPTNQTNLSNQTLNSDPTVPPALTNTTTTNTTTASTTPANQTNFSNQTLNSDPALPPGLTNASSDLNQTLSGVNNTSSDGGQDQDQDQDQEEEPLGEDDEEEEEPLAEDEEQEEELLAEGEEPFSEVIGDTYDEEGEYLYVDPESTVDFHMEDWRRLMELLNEEENEFDEEQLRIADDKLSGDNGGFGSGSEMFQVNWSLGYHGIFQLTDSYFCQSSARWSQNVCNSTCGAFSDDDITDDLDCFVDSLYWLYVLRTVGYQCYETTDFFGQCN; from the exons ATGAAGCTGACATCTTTGCTGCTGTTCccattgctgctgctgctgctggcgtTTCAGGCCAATGGCCGTACAGTGTCCAGATGTGAGCTGCGAGACAAGCTAAGGGAGAAAATCACGCTGTCAGAACGCACGCAAAACCTCACAGACATCGCCTTGACCTTGA TTGTGTGCCAGCTGGAAAAGATCTCCCAGCTGAAGACTAGCACGGTCCACATCTTAGGCCAACGTGACACCACCACCACTCCTCCTAccaccactaccaccaccaccacaatcCCCACTATCAACACCACTTCCACAGCACCCACCAACCAAACCAACCTAAGCAACCAAACACTCAACTCTGATCCCACTGTACCACCTGCCTTAACCAACACCACCACAACCAACACCACCACTGCCTCCACGACACCGGCCAATCAAACCAACTTCAGCAACCAAACACTCAACTCTGATCCCGCCCTACCACCAGGCTTAACCAATGCGAGCTCAGACCTCAACCAAACCCTCAGTGGGGTCAATAACACAAGCAGCGACGGCGGCCAAGACCAGGACCAGGACCAGGACCAGGAAGAAGAACCTTTAGGTGAGGATgacgaagaggaagaagaaccGTTAGCTGAGGATGAAGAACAGGAAGAAGAACTGTTAGCTGAGGGTGAAGAACCGTTCAGCGAGGTGATTGGAGACACATACGATGAAGAGGGCGAATACCTTTACGTGGACCCGGAAAGCACTGTCGACTTCCACATGGAGGACTGGAGGAGGCTGATGGAGCTTCTGAACGAGGAAGAGAACGAGTTTGATGAAGAACAGCTGAGGATCGCTGATGACAAGCTTAGCGGCGACAATGGCGGCTTTGGCAGCGGCAGCGAGATGTTTCAGGTGAATTGGTCGCTAGGATACCATGGCATCTTCCAGCTCACGGACAGCTACTTCTGCCAGTCGTCTGCCCGATGGAGCCAGAACGTCTGCAACAGCACCTGCGGCG CGTTCAGCGATGATGACATCACAGACGACTTGGATTGCTTCGTTGACAGTCTTTACTGGCT GTACgtgctgaggacggtgggataTCAGTGCTACGAAACCACCGACTTCTTTGGACAGTGCAACTGA